The proteins below are encoded in one region of Levilactobacillus namurensis:
- a CDS encoding PLD nuclease N-terminal domain-containing protein encodes MFKTGCHPQKQSLSPRARQRLLPFVAFELTATTVVLADLIKADSVRHGNKLLWGLLAFVQPIGPWLYFAFGQTRSPRR; translated from the coding sequence ATGTTTAAAACTGGGTGTCATCCGCAAAAACAATCCCTTTCGCCCCGCGCGCGGCAACGCTTACTGCCATTTGTAGCCTTTGAATTGACCGCAACGACGGTGGTCTTAGCCGATCTCATCAAGGCAGACAGCGTGCGGCACGGGAACAAGCTGCTCTGGGGACTTTTAGCTTTCGTTCAACCGATTGGCCCTTGGCTTTACTTTGCCTTCGGCCAGACCCGCTCACCTCGCCGCTGA
- a CDS encoding cation-translocating P-type ATPase: MTRKEMTHLTLTPPNGLSTDQAQNRLNQTGPNQLAAAKKPALWRQVARHLNDVSSLVLLFAVALASYMALTLNGGWTKPIVIGAILVINVLIGLYQEASAEKALAALQSLSLPTTTVRRDNVAQTLAAVNVVPGDLILLKAGDQVPADGIVLESTNLTVDEAILTGESVPVSKHHVQTLTAVAPEQEVFSGTAVTAGTAIVQVVTTGMATELGQIAGLLNQTKKRATPLQGRLNRLSGWLTSFAILGGIAIFALSVWMQNQGLADSLMIGISLAVAAVPETLPIIVTISLAHGVKRMANRNAIMRRVNAVETIGGVDVIASDKTGTLTQNKMTITRYWTPNSPQSQAADHLTQAGEDLMRYLGLATNAEIQQVAGQEETHGDPTELAIVRWLAQHGQSRQQFETAAPRLAEDPFDSTKKTMATIHRLADDQQLIIVKGAFDRLPIRWTPTTCQAAQQVHDEFGQQALRVLSVGYRVVPATVDLSDPNWEDLTQDLTFAGLVGIIDPPRPEVIPAIREAKQAGIKPVMITGDHMVTAAAIAQEIGILTPGQRVLSGDDLRQMTDAELTQQIQDIAVYARVSPADKIRIVQAWQATGKTVAMTGDGVNDAPALKAADVGIAMGITGTEVSKGAADMILTDDNFATIMAAVREGRTVYQNILKAVEFLVGVNFAQIFLMVGAVVMGWGAPLLAEQLLLINVLADGIPGFYISREPGERTAMEQPPVANSESLLARGLGGRLALRAATFTVLSLGIYAIGRFGLTNNQATMGMTMLFLVLAIGSMIDIYAIKDRQPLTMASLKRNPVLNGAMLIAIAVVLLVATVPATQHLFGLITLPIEAWLMVLPAMFIPTLVLELAKRWTRRQAPARNLSLDEDPS; the protein is encoded by the coding sequence ATGACTAGAAAAGAGATGACGCACTTAACCCTCACTCCCCCGAACGGTCTAAGCACAGACCAAGCTCAAAACCGCCTCAACCAAACGGGACCGAACCAGTTGGCTGCGGCCAAGAAACCCGCCCTATGGCGTCAGGTAGCCCGGCACCTCAACGACGTTTCCTCACTAGTATTACTCTTCGCCGTCGCCCTGGCAAGCTACATGGCCTTAACCCTCAACGGCGGATGGACCAAGCCCATCGTAATTGGCGCCATCCTGGTCATCAACGTTCTCATCGGCCTCTACCAGGAAGCTTCCGCGGAGAAGGCCCTGGCCGCTCTCCAGTCGCTAAGCCTGCCGACCACGACGGTGCGCCGGGACAACGTCGCACAAACCCTGGCCGCAGTCAACGTGGTCCCGGGCGACCTCATTTTATTAAAAGCCGGTGACCAGGTTCCCGCCGACGGAATCGTTCTCGAAAGCACGAACCTCACCGTCGACGAAGCCATCTTAACGGGAGAAAGCGTCCCCGTCAGCAAGCACCACGTTCAAACGCTGACGGCCGTCGCACCCGAACAAGAGGTCTTTTCGGGAACTGCCGTCACGGCCGGAACGGCCATCGTCCAGGTCGTAACCACCGGAATGGCGACCGAATTAGGCCAAATCGCGGGCCTGTTGAACCAGACTAAGAAGCGCGCAACGCCCCTTCAAGGCCGCTTGAACCGCCTATCTGGATGGCTAACCAGCTTCGCTATCCTAGGGGGAATCGCCATTTTTGCCCTCAGCGTCTGGATGCAAAATCAGGGGTTGGCTGACAGCCTGATGATCGGAATCTCGTTAGCGGTCGCTGCCGTGCCAGAAACCCTGCCAATCATCGTGACCATCAGCCTGGCCCACGGGGTCAAACGCATGGCGAACCGTAACGCCATCATGCGCCGGGTCAACGCGGTCGAAACCATCGGTGGTGTCGACGTGATTGCGTCCGATAAAACGGGGACGTTAACGCAAAACAAGATGACCATTACCCGTTACTGGACACCAAACAGTCCCCAAAGTCAGGCGGCCGATCACCTGACTCAAGCCGGTGAAGACCTGATGCGTTACCTGGGATTGGCCACGAACGCCGAGATCCAACAAGTCGCCGGACAAGAAGAAACCCACGGTGACCCCACGGAACTGGCCATCGTTCGCTGGTTAGCCCAGCACGGACAGAGCCGCCAACAGTTCGAGACCGCCGCTCCCCGCCTCGCTGAGGACCCCTTCGACTCCACTAAGAAAACCATGGCGACGATTCACCGTCTGGCAGATGACCAGCAACTGATTATCGTCAAAGGGGCCTTCGATCGACTCCCTATTCGTTGGACGCCCACGACCTGCCAAGCCGCACAACAAGTCCACGACGAGTTCGGCCAACAAGCCTTACGGGTCCTATCCGTCGGCTACCGGGTGGTTCCCGCCACTGTCGACCTTAGTGACCCTAACTGGGAGGACTTGACGCAAGACCTTACCTTCGCGGGATTGGTAGGAATCATTGACCCGCCACGGCCAGAGGTCATTCCCGCCATTCGAGAAGCCAAGCAAGCGGGCATCAAGCCCGTGATGATTACGGGCGATCACATGGTGACAGCCGCCGCAATCGCCCAAGAGATCGGAATTCTAACTCCCGGGCAACGGGTCCTCTCGGGTGATGACTTACGGCAAATGACGGACGCTGAACTGACACAGCAGATTCAAGACATCGCCGTCTACGCGCGCGTATCTCCCGCAGATAAGATTCGTATCGTTCAGGCCTGGCAAGCAACTGGTAAGACCGTCGCCATGACGGGGGACGGGGTCAACGACGCCCCCGCGCTAAAGGCGGCCGACGTGGGAATCGCCATGGGCATTACGGGGACGGAAGTCTCTAAGGGTGCCGCCGACATGATCTTAACGGACGATAATTTTGCGACCATCATGGCAGCGGTCCGCGAAGGTCGGACCGTCTACCAAAACATCTTAAAGGCAGTTGAATTCCTGGTCGGCGTAAACTTCGCCCAGATCTTCCTAATGGTCGGCGCCGTCGTGATGGGTTGGGGTGCCCCGCTCTTAGCAGAACAGTTACTGCTGATCAACGTCTTAGCCGACGGGATTCCGGGCTTTTACATCAGTCGGGAACCCGGCGAACGGACTGCCATGGAACAACCCCCGGTTGCCAATAGCGAAAGCTTACTGGCCCGTGGACTAGGTGGCCGTTTAGCACTACGAGCAGCGACGTTTACGGTCTTATCGTTAGGTATCTACGCCATCGGCCGCTTCGGCCTCACGAATAATCAGGCAACTATGGGGATGACCATGCTCTTCTTGGTCCTCGCGATTGGCTCCATGATCGACATCTACGCCATCAAGGATCGGCAACCCCTGACGATGGCCAGTCTAAAGCGCAACCCGGTCTTAAACGGGGCGATGCTGATTGCCATTGCGGTCGTCCTATTAGTAGCGACGGTTCCAGCGACCCAACATCTCTTTGGCCTCATCACACTGCCCATCGAGGCGTGGCTCATGGTCCTACCCGCTATGTTTATCCCAACGTTGGTCTTAGAACTGGCCAAACGCTGGACCCGCCGGCAAGCACCTGCGCGCAACCTCTCGCTCGATGAAGACCCTTCCTAA
- a CDS encoding nitroreductase family protein translates to METLKMLQARKAIRHYTGQVTDQQLQKILQAGSAAPVGLGEYDNYRLTVIQDPAILAKMHGIYEAPTVIVISVRESGPMEYVSTGAIAQNLELAAEAQGVGANFNMASLRSVPRDRLPAGFHPAFVMTMGQTSETFRPRSIPANRIATNLVK, encoded by the coding sequence ATGGAAACGTTGAAAATGCTGCAAGCCCGAAAGGCGATTCGACACTATACGGGACAGGTCACGGATCAGCAGTTGCAAAAGATTTTGCAGGCTGGTAGTGCGGCTCCGGTGGGCTTGGGTGAATATGATAACTACCGGTTGACGGTCATTCAAGATCCCGCGATTTTAGCTAAAATGCATGGCATCTACGAGGCACCAACCGTTATTGTGATTTCGGTGCGGGAATCTGGTCCCATGGAGTATGTCTCGACGGGCGCCATTGCACAGAACTTAGAACTGGCGGCCGAGGCGCAAGGCGTGGGGGCTAACTTCAACATGGCCAGCTTACGGTCCGTGCCGCGGGATCGGTTACCAGCAGGGTTTCATCCGGCTTTCGTGATGACCATGGGTCAAACCAGTGAGACCTTTAGGCCACGGTCGATTCCGGCTAACCGGATTGCAACCAATCTGGTGAAGTGA
- a CDS encoding translation factor GTPase family protein, giving the protein MKQIVTGIVAHVDAGKTTLSEALLYQTGAVRRLGRVDNGDAFLDSDALEKKRGITIFSHQAVLKTKDLELTVLDTPGHVDFATQTEQVLSVLDYAILVVSATDGVQGYTRTLWRLLTHYQVPTFIFVNKMDAPGTDQAALLADLQAKLAPGCLPFPVGDSQTLPEALQEDIAMQDETVLNRFLETGTLEASTVRELIRQRQVFPCYFGSALKLQGVTELLAGMAYWSQPQQAQAEFGAKVFKITHDEKGERLTWVRLTGGQLRPKDVLVDQQKVNQLRAYNGTKYTTLPVAHAGEIAALTGLTGTYPGQGLGNQVDGSRPEMRPVLTYAVDPQGQDIHHCLAVLQELEDEDPQLHVTWSEQLQEIRVQLMGTVQLEILQQLLHDRFQLDVKFDAGGILYQETLTRAVEGVGHFEPLRHYAEVHLLMRPAPRGSGLTIDADCSLEVLVKNWQHQVLTSLKAKEHLGVLVGAPLTDVHITLVTGRGSIVHSVGGDFREATWRAVRQGLMMLRDTQGLQLLEPWYRFRLEVGQAQVGRAMTDIQRMHGTFETPVETATGTTVLTGVAPVAEMQAYSQEVNAYTHGQGQLECLVDGYRPCHDQAAIVAATAYQPTADLANTPDSVFCAHGAGYPVAWNQVPTMAHVPYAYSAADLARLTAEAAN; this is encoded by the coding sequence ATGAAACAGATTGTAACGGGCATCGTGGCGCACGTCGATGCCGGTAAGACCACGCTATCTGAGGCCTTACTCTATCAAACGGGGGCCGTACGGCGGTTAGGCCGCGTGGATAATGGGGACGCCTTCTTGGATTCCGATGCGTTGGAGAAGAAGCGGGGAATCACGATTTTTTCCCATCAAGCCGTACTCAAGACCAAGGACTTAGAGCTGACGGTCCTGGATACGCCGGGACACGTCGACTTCGCGACCCAGACCGAGCAGGTTTTAAGCGTCCTCGATTATGCCATTCTGGTGGTCTCGGCGACTGACGGTGTCCAAGGTTACACGCGGACGCTGTGGCGGTTATTGACCCATTATCAGGTTCCAACCTTTATTTTTGTGAATAAGATGGACGCGCCTGGAACGGACCAGGCGGCCCTTCTAGCAGACTTACAGGCTAAGTTGGCGCCGGGATGTTTGCCGTTTCCAGTCGGGGATTCGCAGACGTTACCGGAAGCGCTACAAGAAGACATTGCGATGCAAGATGAGACGGTTTTGAACAGGTTCTTAGAGACGGGAACCCTGGAAGCATCAACGGTTCGGGAGTTAATTCGGCAACGGCAGGTCTTCCCGTGTTACTTCGGTTCGGCCTTAAAGCTCCAGGGAGTGACCGAATTGTTGGCGGGGATGGCTTACTGGAGCCAACCGCAGCAGGCCCAAGCCGAGTTTGGCGCTAAGGTCTTTAAGATCACCCATGATGAAAAGGGGGAGCGACTGACCTGGGTTCGGCTGACTGGGGGACAGTTACGGCCCAAAGATGTTTTAGTTGACCAGCAGAAAGTCAACCAGTTGCGGGCCTATAACGGCACCAAGTATACGACGTTACCCGTCGCACACGCCGGTGAGATTGCGGCGTTGACCGGCTTGACCGGGACCTACCCGGGTCAAGGATTGGGGAACCAGGTAGACGGCAGTCGACCAGAGATGCGCCCCGTACTGACTTATGCAGTCGATCCACAAGGCCAGGACATTCACCATTGTTTAGCGGTGTTGCAGGAGCTGGAAGATGAAGATCCCCAACTCCATGTGACCTGGTCGGAACAGTTACAAGAGATTCGGGTTCAACTGATGGGGACGGTCCAACTAGAAATTTTACAGCAGCTCTTACATGATCGGTTCCAGTTGGACGTGAAGTTCGATGCGGGTGGAATCCTCTACCAGGAGACGCTGACCCGGGCTGTGGAAGGGGTCGGACACTTCGAACCCCTGCGGCATTACGCGGAGGTCCACCTCCTGATGCGTCCGGCCCCCCGGGGAAGCGGACTAACGATTGACGCCGACTGTAGCTTAGAGGTGTTGGTCAAGAATTGGCAACACCAGGTGCTGACCAGCCTGAAGGCCAAGGAACACCTAGGCGTCTTGGTAGGCGCTCCGTTAACGGACGTCCACATCACGCTAGTCACCGGTCGGGGCAGTATCGTCCATTCAGTCGGCGGTGATTTTCGGGAAGCCACTTGGCGGGCCGTCCGTCAGGGACTGATGATGTTGCGGGATACCCAAGGCCTGCAACTGCTAGAACCCTGGTACCGGTTCCGATTAGAAGTCGGACAAGCACAGGTCGGCCGTGCCATGACCGATATTCAGCGAATGCACGGGACCTTCGAGACGCCGGTGGAGACCGCTACGGGCACCACGGTTTTGACCGGGGTAGCTCCCGTGGCCGAGATGCAGGCGTACTCCCAGGAGGTAAACGCCTATACGCACGGCCAAGGACAGCTGGAGTGTCTGGTCGATGGTTACCGACCTTGTCATGACCAAGCCGCGATTGTGGCCGCTACGGCGTACCAGCCGACGGCGGATCTGGCCAATACACCGGACTCGGTCTTCTGTGCCCATGGCGCTGGCTATCCGGTCGCGTGGAATCAGGTGCCGACCATGGCACACGTTCCCTATGCTTATTCGGCCGCAGATTTGGCCCGATTGACAGCTGAGGCGGCTAATTAG
- a CDS encoding dicarboxylate/amino acid:cation symporter, giving the protein MKLTLTTQIMLGMVGGILLGILFGPAVGGLKLLGDIFLRLIQMTVVLLIFGAVIEALGNLPANALGRLGLKTALWFLGTTIVAAAIGLLMGLWLKPGAGLHLTPNTPNTVKAPAKLGETVLGFFPQNIFASLSQGNVIQVIIFAILFGIVLNQANRHHQFEAVLSLVKQVNQLAVRLVLLVMHLAPIGIGALMIGVTVDTGLKALIPLLKFLAIYGLSTGIFLAILLLVISWYAKVPLKGLVNGFTRIALVAFTTTSSAVSLPIEMADAHDRLGVSQRITQLVLPLGMALNSNGLAMYLALVCTLVTQLYQLQISFAGMVQIVSLSVLACLGTVVVPGGGLVALAIIIPTLGLPTESIALLAGIDWFSGMFRTVANVVGDTTTAIAIASDEHELDRQAYTHSTLSSHFLRRSGTKGD; this is encoded by the coding sequence ATGAAGCTTACACTGACTACTCAGATTATGCTGGGTATGGTTGGGGGCATCCTCTTAGGGATTCTCTTCGGCCCGGCGGTGGGCGGACTCAAGCTCCTAGGCGATATCTTCTTACGCCTGATTCAGATGACGGTCGTGCTCCTGATTTTCGGGGCCGTCATCGAGGCCTTAGGCAATCTCCCCGCCAACGCCCTGGGTCGCCTGGGCCTCAAGACGGCCCTGTGGTTCTTAGGCACGACTATCGTTGCGGCCGCAATTGGACTTCTGATGGGTCTGTGGCTCAAGCCCGGAGCGGGCCTCCACCTCACGCCCAACACGCCCAACACCGTTAAGGCGCCCGCTAAGTTAGGGGAAACCGTGTTAGGTTTCTTTCCCCAAAACATCTTCGCGTCCCTCAGCCAGGGAAACGTGATTCAGGTCATCATCTTTGCCATTTTATTCGGCATCGTCTTGAACCAGGCCAACCGCCATCACCAATTCGAAGCAGTCCTCAGCCTGGTCAAGCAGGTCAACCAGCTCGCCGTTCGCCTGGTCCTATTAGTCATGCACCTAGCTCCCATCGGTATTGGGGCCCTAATGATCGGGGTGACCGTCGACACGGGGCTCAAGGCCTTGATTCCCTTGCTCAAGTTTTTGGCCATTTACGGTCTGAGTACCGGTATTTTCTTGGCAATACTGTTGCTAGTGATCAGTTGGTACGCTAAGGTTCCCCTGAAGGGTCTCGTGAACGGTTTTACCCGAATCGCCTTAGTCGCCTTTACCACGACCTCATCCGCCGTGAGCCTCCCCATTGAGATGGCGGATGCCCACGACCGCCTAGGGGTTAGCCAGCGCATCACCCAACTGGTCTTACCCCTGGGAATGGCCCTCAACAGTAACGGCCTGGCCATGTACCTGGCTCTGGTCTGTACCCTAGTCACCCAACTCTATCAGCTCCAAATCTCGTTTGCCGGAATGGTTCAGATTGTAAGCCTGTCCGTGTTAGCGTGTTTGGGAACGGTGGTCGTTCCCGGCGGCGGCTTAGTCGCCTTGGCCATCATCATCCCCACACTGGGACTCCCCACGGAAAGTATCGCCTTACTGGCCGGCATTGATTGGTTCTCCGGAATGTTTCGCACGGTAGCTAACGTGGTGGGCGATACCACCACGGCCATTGCCATCGCCAGCGATGAACATGAACTGGACCGCCAAGCCTACACCCATTCGACCCTGAGCTCCCACTTTCTAAGACGTTCCGGGACCAAAGGTGACTAG
- a CDS encoding M20 family metallo-hydrolase, which produces MIPLTTPGLTLAAQLATINRLCPTDPAQNRLVYTPTWTAAQAQLITWGLAAGLQATVDDFGTVYLDLPGQDDQTIATGSHMDTVVNGGRYDGLYGIIAGFQAITTLHRQLGRPQHTLRLIAFSEEEGSRFPLTFTGSKHYARQTVETRMVDADGTSFEEARQLAVAPLQDHPGVHSGLPALPASFTELHIEQGPRLTQTHQQVGIVTGLVGQRRFTLTLKGRANHAGTTPMADRHDALQAAVTLITRLRHHAQALDDALTFTVGRFEVVPNSANVIPGLVRFTVDCRHPSDLVLTEFERQLHQAAHALMAPQLTITIQRWVHDLPVCFDQRLTTQNQRLAAQLNLRTRRLTSGAGHDSGIMSSVVPTAMLFVPSVAGISHAPAELTAPTDLAHGVALLTASLRVQAYGGLA; this is translated from the coding sequence ATGATTCCTTTAACCACTCCCGGCCTGACGCTAGCCGCTCAACTAGCCACCATTAATCGCCTCTGTCCAACGGATCCTGCCCAAAACCGACTAGTCTACACCCCCACCTGGACGGCCGCTCAAGCCCAACTCATCACCTGGGGACTAGCGGCCGGACTCCAGGCTACCGTGGACGATTTTGGCACCGTTTATCTCGACTTGCCGGGTCAAGACGACCAGACTATCGCGACGGGCTCCCACATGGACACCGTGGTCAACGGAGGACGCTACGATGGCTTATATGGCATCATCGCCGGCTTTCAAGCCATCACCACCCTTCACCGCCAACTGGGACGACCGCAACACACCCTTCGCCTGATTGCCTTCAGCGAAGAAGAAGGGAGCCGCTTCCCCCTGACTTTTACCGGATCGAAGCACTACGCCCGGCAGACCGTTGAGACTCGCATGGTTGACGCCGATGGAACCTCCTTTGAAGAAGCCCGCCAACTTGCCGTGGCGCCGCTTCAGGACCATCCCGGCGTTCATTCCGGCTTACCGGCCTTACCCGCAAGCTTCACGGAACTGCATATCGAACAAGGCCCCCGGCTAACGCAAACCCACCAACAAGTTGGCATCGTTACCGGATTGGTCGGGCAACGGCGCTTCACCCTAACGCTCAAAGGGCGTGCCAATCACGCGGGGACCACGCCCATGGCTGACCGTCACGATGCCCTTCAAGCCGCCGTCACGCTCATTACCCGCTTGCGGCACCACGCTCAAGCCCTAGATGACGCTCTAACCTTCACCGTGGGGCGCTTCGAGGTGGTCCCCAATTCGGCCAACGTCATCCCCGGGCTGGTTCGCTTTACGGTCGATTGTCGGCACCCTAGCGACCTAGTCCTCACGGAATTTGAACGTCAACTCCACCAGGCCGCCCACGCCCTGATGGCCCCGCAACTCACCATAACGATCCAACGGTGGGTCCACGATCTCCCAGTCTGCTTTGACCAGCGTCTCACCACCCAAAATCAGCGTTTAGCGGCCCAGCTCAACTTGCGAACTCGGCGGCTGACTTCGGGAGCGGGACACGACAGTGGCATCATGAGTTCCGTCGTCCCCACGGCGATGCTGTTCGTCCCTAGTGTGGCCGGAATCAGTCACGCGCCCGCCGAACTCACAGCGCCCACGGACCTAGCCCATGGCGTGGCCCTACTGACGGCAAGTTTACGGGTTCAAGCCTACGGAGGTCTCGCATGA
- a CDS encoding thiazole synthase, producing the protein MTASDPLTIGGHTFTSRFILGSGKYSYDLIDSAIHHAQAQIITMALRRTTQAADNILAYIPKDITILPNTSGCTTAEEAIRTAHIARELSGSDFIKLEVVPDKQYLMPDNYETLKATEVLANEGFIVMPYVLPDLVVARQLVNAGAATVMPLAAPIGTNQGLTTKSLIQILINELSVPVIIDAGIGRPSEAAEAMEMGAAAIMANTSMATAANIPLMAAAFRLGVQAGRQAFLAGPGRVFTKGAVASSPLTGVSHA; encoded by the coding sequence ATGACAGCATCTGATCCTTTAACCATTGGTGGCCACACCTTTACGTCTCGTTTCATCCTGGGTTCTGGTAAGTATTCTTACGACTTGATCGATTCAGCCATCCACCACGCCCAAGCCCAGATCATCACCATGGCATTACGCCGTACCACGCAGGCGGCCGATAACATCCTGGCCTACATCCCCAAGGACATCACGATTCTCCCCAACACCTCGGGATGTACCACGGCCGAAGAAGCCATTCGCACAGCCCACATTGCCCGGGAACTCAGCGGCAGTGACTTCATCAAGCTAGAAGTCGTTCCGGATAAGCAATACTTAATGCCCGACAACTACGAAACGTTGAAAGCAACGGAGGTACTCGCCAACGAAGGCTTCATCGTGATGCCCTACGTTTTACCTGACCTGGTCGTTGCCCGCCAGTTGGTGAATGCCGGGGCCGCTACCGTGATGCCCTTAGCCGCCCCCATCGGCACGAACCAAGGGTTGACCACGAAATCTTTGATTCAGATCCTAATCAACGAACTCTCGGTCCCGGTCATCATTGACGCCGGTATCGGTCGCCCCAGCGAAGCCGCCGAAGCCATGGAGATGGGCGCTGCCGCTATCATGGCCAACACTTCTATGGCCACCGCAGCCAATATTCCCCTCATGGCCGCAGCCTTTCGCCTAGGAGTTCAAGCCGGCCGGCAAGCCTTTCTAGCGGGTCCGGGACGCGTCTTTACGAAAGGTGCCGTGGCCTCTTCACCGTTGACGGGCGTGAGTCACGCATGA
- the thiF gene encoding sulfur carrier protein ThiS adenylyltransferase ThiF: MHTPPIIQGQAPDQVYTQMKARNVTASTAKLSAAHVAIAGAGGLGSNIAIALARIGVGTLTLVDFDVIELSNLNRQQYKLSQVGMPKVTALKQNLQEFNPFITIHAYQEKLTPATISKYLSSADIICEAFDAPQEKAMLLETVGTQFPAKPLVMATGMAGIHSANTITTKQLRPNLYVAGDGTSMGAEGLMAPRVMIAAGHEANMITRLILGKTTI, translated from the coding sequence ATGCACACACCACCCATCATTCAAGGTCAAGCGCCCGACCAAGTCTATACCCAAATGAAAGCCCGTAACGTCACCGCGTCCACTGCCAAGCTTTCGGCGGCCCACGTCGCCATCGCGGGAGCGGGCGGACTAGGATCCAACATTGCCATCGCCTTAGCCCGCATTGGCGTCGGTACCCTGACCTTAGTTGACTTCGACGTAATCGAACTTAGCAATCTCAACCGCCAGCAATACAAGCTTAGTCAGGTCGGCATGCCTAAGGTCACCGCCCTCAAGCAGAACTTACAGGAATTCAATCCCTTTATCACCATCCACGCCTATCAGGAAAAGCTCACGCCTGCGACCATTTCCAAATACTTATCCTCGGCAGACATCATCTGTGAAGCCTTTGACGCCCCCCAGGAGAAAGCCATGCTCTTAGAAACGGTCGGCACGCAATTTCCCGCTAAGCCCCTGGTCATGGCGACTGGCATGGCGGGAATCCACAGTGCCAACACCATTACGACCAAGCAATTACGTCCCAATCTCTACGTCGCCGGCGATGGCACGTCCATGGGCGCTGAAGGCCTCATGGCCCCACGCGTGATGATTGCCGCGGGCCACGAAGCCAACATGATTACTCGTTTGATTTTAGGTAAAACAACCATTTAG
- the thiS gene encoding sulfur carrier protein ThiS, protein MLTINGEPAAAATGTTILALLTARHTPIEHLVVEVNGQIIHHTEFATTTLQTDDQVEIITFVGGGR, encoded by the coding sequence ATGCTTACGATTAACGGAGAACCAGCCGCTGCGGCAACTGGCACTACCATTTTGGCGTTACTTACTGCGCGCCACACACCCATTGAACACCTCGTCGTCGAGGTCAACGGCCAGATCATCCACCACACTGAATTTGCGACCACCACCCTTCAAACCGACGACCAAGTTGAAATCATCACATTCGTCGGCGGCGGCCGTTAG
- the thiE gene encoding thiamine phosphate synthase — MRVGKRPLYLVTDRLGIEEEAFLCRLELACQGGVDLVQLREKSLDSRHYFQLAQQVKAITDQYELPLIIDDRLDIALAVNAAGVHLGQQDIPVDVARRLLGPRKIIGATTKTVRQAQLAVRAGADYLGVGAIFPTTTHVKTVHTSVATLAAIQAAVPIPVYAIGGLNSTNVTAVQPAKVAGVAVVSAIMKAPHPDLAAQALRQKVLTVVR, encoded by the coding sequence ATGCGTGTAGGAAAACGACCGTTGTACTTAGTAACTGACCGCTTGGGAATCGAGGAAGAGGCCTTTTTGTGCCGATTAGAACTGGCTTGTCAGGGGGGCGTAGACCTGGTGCAACTACGAGAAAAATCGCTGGATAGTCGGCACTATTTCCAACTAGCGCAACAGGTCAAGGCCATCACGGACCAGTATGAGCTTCCCTTGATCATTGACGACCGCTTAGACATTGCGCTGGCAGTGAACGCAGCTGGTGTGCACCTGGGCCAGCAGGACATCCCCGTCGACGTTGCGCGCCGTTTGCTGGGACCGCGCAAGATTATTGGGGCGACGACTAAGACGGTCCGTCAAGCCCAACTAGCAGTGCGCGCGGGCGCGGACTACCTGGGGGTGGGGGCCATCTTTCCCACGACGACCCACGTGAAGACGGTGCATACCAGTGTGGCGACGTTAGCGGCGATCCAGGCAGCAGTCCCTATTCCGGTCTACGCCATTGGGGGCTTAAATTCGACCAACGTGACGGCGGTTCAGCCAGCCAAGGTGGCGGGGGTGGCCGTGGTGTCGGCGATTATGAAAGCCCCCCATCCCGACTTGGCGGCCCAAGCGTTACGCCAAAAAGTCCTGACCGTCGTGCGCTGA